The Salvelinus namaycush isolate Seneca unplaced genomic scaffold, SaNama_1.0 Scaffold190, whole genome shotgun sequence DNA segment AGTTGACATGATAGCACAGACAGATGTGGAACCAAGCTCCCTCATTGCAGATGCACAACAACCTATTTGTTCAGATTACTAGGAAGAGAATGAAAGGTGAGTCATCAAGGTTAATCAATAATTCAAACAGTGATTGGGAGGTCAAGTGCGTCAGGTTACAGAAAAGACTGAGGTGGCAGCAATATCGTGTCCTTGGTGTGGAGAGACCGACGAGGGATCCCGAATAACACCCtcttccctatacagtgcactactttagaccagagccctatgggactagggtgccgtttgggatccACACCACGTCACTTGACTGTCAAGTGTAGGCCTAGTGTTAACACTGTCTAAAAGAACTTCTACCCCAAAAAAGGACTTTCCCTTGCTGTCCTTTTGTAAAGGCAGTGGGCTTTGTATTAGAGACAAGACCCAGATAAATGTATGACAACAGGCCATACATATTCTGAGGACACATACTATGTATTGGAGTACAGCTTATAGGCCAATAACTTGCTCAACAAACTGAGGTACAGCTTATAGGCCAATAACTTGCTCAACAAACTGAGGTACAGCTTATAGGCCAATAACTTGCTCAACAAACTGAGGTACAGCTTATAGGCCAATAACTTGCTCAACAAACTGAGGTACAGCTTATAGGCCAATAACTTGCTCAACAAACTGAGGTACAGCTTATAGGCCAATAACTTGCTCAACAAACTGAGGTACAGCTTATAGGCCAATAACTTGCTCAACAAACTGAGGTACAGCTTATAGGCCAATAACTTGCTCAACAAACTGAGGTACAGCTTATAGGCCAATAACTTGCTCAACAAACTGAGGTACAGCTTATAGGCCAATAACTTGCTCAACAAACTGAGGTACAGCTTATAGGTCAATAACTTGCTCAACAAACTGAGGTACAGTTTATAGGTCAATAACTTGCTCAACAAACTGAGGTACAGCTTATAGGCCAATAACTTGCTCAACAAACTGAGGTACAGCTTATAGGCCAATAACTTGCTCAACAAACTGAGGTACAGCTTATAGGCCAATAACTTGCTCAACAAACTGAGGTACAGCTTATAGGCCAATAACTTGCTCAACAAACTGAGGTACAGCTTAAAGGCCAATAACTTGCTCAACAAACTGAGGTACAGCTTATAGGCCAATAACTTGCTCAACAAACTGAGGTACAGCTTATAGGCCAATAACTTGCTCAACAAACTGAGGTACAGCTTATAGGCCAATAACTTGCTCAACAAACTGAGGTACAGCTTATAGGCCAATAACTTGCTCAACAAACTGAGGTACAGCTTATAGGCCAATAACTTGCTCAACAAACTGAGGTACAGCTTATAGGCCAATAACTTGCTCAACAAACTGAGGTACAGCTTATAGGCCAATAACTTGCTCAACAAACTGAGGTACAGCTTATAGGTCAATAACTTGCTCAACAAACTGAGGTACAGCTTATAGGCCAATAACTTGCTCAACAAACTGAGGTACAGCTTATAGGTCAATAACTTGCTCAACAAACTGAGGTACAGTTTATAGGTCAATAACTTGCTCAACAAACTGAGGTACAGCTTATAGGTCAATAACTTGCTCAACAAACTGAGGTACAGCTTATAGGCCAATAACTTGCTCAACAAACTGAGGTACAGCTTATAGGTCAATAACTTGCTCAACAAACTGAGGTACAGCTTATAGGCCAATAACTTGCTCAACAAACTGAGGTACAGCTTATAGGTCAATAACTTGCTCAACAAACTGAGGTACAGCTTATAGGTCAATAACTTGCTCAACAAACTGAGGTACAGCTTATAGGCCAATAACTTGCTCAACAAACTGAGGTACAGCTTATAGGTCAATAACTTGCTCAACAAACTGAGGTACAGCTTATAGGCCAATAACTTGCTCAACAAACTGAGGTACAGCTTATAGGCCAATAACTTGCTCAACAAACTGAATGTTCTTATAGATAAATACCTTGTTCTCCTAAGCGTGCAGGCTTGTGTTCCAACCCTGCTTGAACACACCTGATACTGCAAATCAGCTTGTCGTCAGGACCTAGGCCACATTACCTGAATCATTCAAATATGTTGGAGCAGGGCTGGAACAAAGGCCTGCACGTCCACCaggctctccaggaacaaggtcgACCACCCCTGCAGATGCCTTTACAGAGCACTATGGGAATGGGGTCCCATTAGGGATCCATACATCTTCACAGACCATGGACACCATCACCATGGACACCATCACCATGGACACCATCACCATGGACACCATCAGCAACTTCACAGACCATGGACACCATCAGCAACTTCACAGACCATGGACACCATCAGCAACTTCACAGACCATGGACACCATCACCATGGACACCGTCAGCAACGTCACAGACCATGGACACCGTCAGCAACGTCACAGACCATGGACACCGTCTGCAACGTCACAGACCATGGACACCGTCAGCAACTTCACAGACCATGGACACCGTCAGCAACGTCACAGACCATGGACACCGTCAGCAACGTCACAGACCATGGACACCGTCAGCAACGTCACAGACCATGGACACCGTCAGCAACGTCACAGACCATGGACACCGTCAGCAACGTCACAGACCATGGACACCGTCAGCAACGTCACAGACCATGGACACCGTCAGCAACGTCACAGACCATGGACACCGTCAGCAACGTCACAAACCATGGACACCGTCAGCAACGTCACAAACCATGGACACCGTCAGCAACGTCACAGACCATGGACACCGTCAGCAACGTCACAGACCATGGACACCGTCAGCAACGTCACAGACCATGGACACCGTCAGCAACGTCACAGACCATGGACACCGTCAGCAACTTCACAGACCATGGACACCGTCAGCAACGTCACAGACCATGGACACCGTCAGCAACTTCACAGACCATGGACACCGTCAGCAACGTCACAGGCCATGGACACCGTCAGCAACGTCACAGGCCATGGACACCGTCAACAACGTCACAGGCCATGGACACCGTCAGCAACGTCACAGACCATGGACACCGTCAGCAACGTCACAGACCATGGACACCGTCAGCAACGTCACAGACCATGGACACCGTCAGCAACGTCACAGACCATGGACACCGTCAGCAACGTCACAGACCATGGACACCGTCAGCAACGTCACAGACCATGGACACCGTCAGCAACGTCACAGACCATGGACACCATCAGCAACGTCACAGACCATGTACACCATCAGCAACGTCACAGACCATGTACACCATCAGCAACGTCACAGACCATGGACACCATCAGCAACGTCACAGACCATGGACACCATCAGCAACGTCACAGACCATGGACACCATCAGCAACGTCACAGACCATGGACACCATCAGCAACGTCACAGACCATGGACACCACCAGCAACGTCACAGACCATGGACACCACCAACAACGTCACAGACCATGGACACCATCAGCAACGTCACAGACCATGGACACCATCAGCAATTTCACAGACCATGGACACCATCAGCAATTTCACAGACCATGGACACCATCAGCAACGTCACAGACCATGGACACCATCAGCAACGTCACAGACCATGGACACCATCAGGAACGTCACAGACCATGGACACCATCAGCAACGTCACAGACCATGGACACCATCAGCAACGTCACAGACCATGGACACCAACAACGTCACAGACCATGGACACCATCAGCAATTTCACTTGCAAGAAATAATAAAGAATTTCAACCATACTCACTGAAAACACTGCATTCTGGAGTCCAAACGGAATGGGCGTGAGTCTCGCTAAGGCCACAACTTTGAGTCCACTCCCCCCCTCCACCACCCGTATCACAGCACTGAGCTGTTCAGAGTTCCCCACCTTGTTGACCACCCAGTCCGTCAACAGTCTCTTACACACCAGGTGAGCCACGACGGTACCGATGAGCACCCCCACCATCACCAGTCCCAGACCCAGCACGAAGCCGTAGAGGTATCCCGCAGCCACGTTCAGTACGATGTAGCCCCAGCCGAATGGGAAGGAGACAATGATCAGACCGACTATGAACAGCAGGACTCCAACCAGGCTGTCCAAGCTCTCCACCCAGAGTAGAAGGTCCTTGAGGTACTGTCGGACTAGAGCCACGGAGGAGAAGCACACAGCTGTCAGAATGCACGCCAGGAGGCTGCTCTTGAAACAACACGTGGTAATACAACACGGGTGTCTGAAATCACCGTTGGTGATGCCACCGGTGAATGACACGCCAGCGTCAACGATGCTCCCCGGGTCTCCGTCAGACTTGCCGACGGCGCCTCCTCTCTCGTCAAAGGCGTTGCATATCAAGAGGTCAACTTTATCGCACTCGTCCGGGGAGGATCTCTGGAGCCAGCGGTTCATCTGGATCTGTCCTTTGACAGCGGCGTGTTTCAGGACTTTTACGGCGACCTGCAGGGATGGTGGCGCAGGGCCCCACATGATTGTCCTACCACGGAGTCTCGGGAAGATAGCCAGTCGTTCTGATGGTGGTGCTCAGATTAACGATGAGCGTTGTAACTTGAATACGATCGTTTCCATTGTAGAAACGACCGGTCTCGAACAAAAATAGAATGACAACTGAGAAAGATAAGTAGGGTAAAAACGTGCTGACACGGAGGTTATCGATCTCTTCTGTGCTGCGGACCCGTCACTTTATCAGTACACAGGACAATTGTTTACACAGACTTCAAAAATTAAAATTCTTCCAATCCGAGTTGCCATTAAAATAATCCTAGTCCAGTGTGACCGTTATCTTGTGTTCACCAAATTGGGAGACACGGCAGTTCAATCACTTATGATTAACGTTCACATCGGCTGGGAGTCAAACGCCATAAATGACTCACACCAGTTGTCATCCGCCAAAAACCACTGAGTTGAAAAGCATCGGTCGATGAAAATCTGTCAAGCAGAGGAAAGGGCAGCAACAAACTGACAAGAAAGTCACGTTATTGCTAAAAACGTCAGATCATGTTTACTATTCGTATAGATACAAAACGGTTCAAAGATAAATCCGTACAAGACTTTTGCAACTCTTGGGTCCTATTTAGCGAAACGTTGCAGCGCGTTTCTACTCCGTTGATATATACTCCACTTTACTAGCTGCTGCGTGTGCAAAGTCCTGGAAATCCATTCCAACGCGTGATTCACCCGAAAAACGTCCTTATTTTTCTCTTCCCGGGGCAAAGTGACAACCGGAGCACCGACGTCAGTCTGATAGCCAACTACGTGTTGTTTCTTGCTTCACCCAGAATTGTAGGTGCTGATAGACGCTACATGCTATTGATACACCAGATACTGCTCTGTTTATTTCCCAGAATGCCAAGaaccagactactgccgttctgGCCCAATCAGACAACGAGCCTGGTACATGGCGAACACAGAACATTTAAATTTTTCAAGGGATGGTTATAATAGGCATAATTGTATTattaatttgtattttatataTCTCTATTAGTTCTTATTCATGTTTTGTCCATTCAGTTGTTTTGTGGTGTCATTTCAGTCAACAAGTTCTGTATTTGAAAAACAGTCAGTGTTTAGTTCTTTAGGTGCACAAATGTAAACACATGTTCAGTTATACAGTTTCCATTATGAAGTGAGACTTCATTCCTCAGATAGTTTATTGTTCTTCTTAGCAGACACAACTCAGTCTACAGTTTCCATTATGAAGTGAGACTTCATTCCTCAGCTAGTTTAATGTTCTTCTTAGCAGACACAACTCAGTCTACAGTAGGTATTATGAACAAGATGTCCCCCTGTCCCAGGCAAAGAAGAACAAGTCTGAATAGccccttggtcaaaagtagtgccctgaTTTAGGTAATAGGGGGTCATTTAGGACATAAACACTGATAAAACAAGTGGACCCCTCCTAAAATTGACCCTTTGATAAACCTAGA contains these protein-coding regions:
- the LOC120037824 gene encoding transmembrane protein 64-like isoform X2, with amino-acid sequence MWGPAPPSLQVAVKVLKHAAVKGQIQMNRWLQRSSPDECDKVDLLICNAFDERGGAVGKSDGDPGSIVDAGVSFTGGITNGDFRHPCCITTCCFKSSLLACILTAVCFSSVALVRQYLKDLLLWVESLDSLVGVLLFIVGLIIVSFPFGWGYIVLNVAAGYLYGFVLGLGLVMVGVLIGTVVAHLITDVSLPNYLVASSVGLLPTQLLNSYLGTTLRTMEDVIAEQSVSGYLVFSLQIIISIGLMFYVVHRAQVELNAAIAACQMELKTSRMNGTSTNHSGFTYCSKRASAGGGIINVV
- the LOC120037824 gene encoding transmembrane protein 64-like isoform X1, which codes for MWGPAPPSLQVAVKVLKHAAVKGQIQMNRWLQRSSPDECDKVDLLICNAFDERGGAVGKSDGDPGSIVDAGVSFTGGITNGDFRHPCCITTCCFKSSLLACILTAVCFSSVALVRQYLKDLLLWVESLDSLVGVLLFIVGLIIVSFPFGWGYIVLNVAAGYLYGFVLGLGLVMVGVLIGTVVAHLVCKRLLTDWVVNKVGNSEQLSAVIRVVEGGSGLKVVALARLTPIPFGLQNAVFSITDVSLPNYLVASSVGLLPTQLLNSYLGTTLRTMEDVIAEQSVSGYLVFSLQIIISIGLMFYVVHRAQVELNAAIAACQMELKTSRMNGTSTNHSGFTYCSKRASAGGGIINVV